The following proteins are encoded in a genomic region of Protaetiibacter sp. SSC-01:
- the gnd gene encoding phosphogluconate dehydrogenase (NAD(+)-dependent, decarboxylating), translated as MHIGLVGLGRMGNNMRTRLRAAGIEVTGYDPNPAVTDVPDLGALAEALPAPRIVWVMVPSGPITTGVITDLAAVLGEGDLVIEGGNSKFTEDAKHAALLAERGIRYVDCGVSGGIWGAENGYGLMAGGDKTDIERAMPVFDALRPDGPRAEGFVHAGAIGAGHYAKMVHNGIEYALMQAWAEGYELLEAKDELIHDVTGVFTAWQRGTVVRGWLLELLVKALEEDPEFTDIEGYVEDSGEGRWTVEEALNNAVPVPTISASIFARFVSRQKDSPAMKAVAALRKQFGGHAVRKA; from the coding sequence ATGCACATCGGACTCGTGGGACTCGGCCGGATGGGCAACAACATGCGCACCCGGTTGCGGGCCGCCGGCATCGAGGTCACTGGCTACGACCCGAACCCCGCCGTCACGGACGTTCCGGATCTCGGCGCACTCGCCGAGGCGCTCCCGGCTCCGAGGATCGTGTGGGTCATGGTCCCGTCCGGCCCGATCACGACGGGCGTGATCACCGACCTCGCCGCGGTGCTCGGCGAGGGCGACCTCGTCATCGAGGGTGGTAACTCCAAGTTCACCGAGGACGCGAAGCATGCGGCCCTGCTGGCCGAGCGCGGCATCCGCTATGTGGACTGCGGTGTCTCCGGCGGCATCTGGGGCGCGGAGAACGGCTACGGCCTCATGGCCGGCGGCGACAAGACCGACATCGAGCGCGCGATGCCGGTGTTCGATGCGCTGCGGCCGGACGGCCCACGCGCCGAGGGCTTCGTTCACGCGGGCGCGATCGGCGCGGGTCACTACGCGAAGATGGTGCACAACGGCATCGAGTACGCGCTCATGCAGGCGTGGGCCGAGGGCTACGAGCTGCTCGAGGCCAAGGACGAGCTCATCCACGACGTCACGGGCGTCTTCACGGCGTGGCAGCGCGGCACGGTCGTGCGCGGCTGGCTGCTCGAGCTGCTCGTGAAGGCGCTCGAGGAGGACCCCGAGTTCACCGACATCGAGGGCTATGTCGAGGATTCGGGCGAGGGCCGGTGGACCGTCGAGGAGGCGCTCAACAACGCGGTTCCCGTGCCGACGATCTCGGCCTCGATCTTCGCCCGTTTCGTCTCCCGTCAGAAGGACTCCCCCGCGATGAAGGCGGTCGCGGCCCTGCGCAAGCAGTTCGGCGGGCACGCGGTCCGCAAGGCCTGA
- the recF gene encoding DNA replication/repair protein RecF (All proteins in this family for which functions are known are DNA-binding proteins that assist the filamentation of RecA onto DNA for the initiation of recombination or recombinational repair.), whose amino-acid sequence MFVSHLELADFRNYTSASIALAPGPNLVVGSNGQGKTNLVESINYLATLGSHRVSTDQALIRQGADAAVVRARLEHAGRQLLVELQLNRQGANRAQVNRAAAKPRDLPRHVHCVLFAPEDLALVRGEPSGRRRFLDQLLVQLTPRMAGVFADYDRVLKQRNTLLKSARAARVAASQLSTLDVWDERLVDLGSEIIEARGRLVSALRPYVGEAYAAIAGEVHEAELASELSILGAAPDEETEVSEQTVRTEIDAAEAASAFTAALARNRRSELERGLTLSGPHRDDLLLRLNGLPARGYASHGESWSFALALRLASAALLRADSPVGDPVLILDDVFAELDESRRLRLADAVGGYEQVLITAAVEGDVPAALAANTVRIRGGRVIDADEEAS is encoded by the coding sequence GTGTTCGTCTCGCATCTCGAGCTCGCCGACTTCCGTAATTACACGTCGGCGTCGATCGCGCTCGCGCCGGGTCCGAATCTCGTCGTCGGCAGCAACGGTCAAGGCAAGACCAACCTCGTCGAGTCGATCAACTACCTCGCGACCCTCGGATCGCACCGCGTCTCGACCGATCAGGCCCTCATCCGACAGGGGGCGGATGCTGCGGTCGTCCGAGCGCGTCTCGAGCACGCGGGGCGGCAATTGCTCGTGGAGCTGCAGCTCAACCGGCAGGGCGCGAACCGGGCGCAGGTGAACCGTGCCGCGGCCAAGCCCCGCGACCTCCCGCGCCACGTGCATTGCGTGCTTTTCGCACCCGAGGATCTCGCGCTCGTGCGCGGCGAGCCGTCGGGGCGCCGGCGCTTCCTCGATCAACTGCTCGTGCAGCTCACCCCGCGAATGGCGGGTGTGTTCGCGGACTACGACCGCGTGCTCAAGCAGCGCAACACGCTGCTCAAGTCGGCGCGCGCCGCGCGGGTCGCGGCCTCGCAGCTGTCGACGCTCGACGTGTGGGACGAGCGGCTCGTCGACCTCGGCTCCGAGATCATCGAGGCGCGCGGCCGGCTCGTCTCGGCGCTCCGCCCCTACGTCGGCGAAGCGTACGCGGCGATCGCGGGCGAGGTGCACGAGGCCGAGCTCGCGAGCGAGCTCTCGATCCTCGGCGCGGCTCCCGACGAGGAGACCGAGGTCAGCGAGCAGACGGTGCGCACGGAGATCGACGCGGCCGAGGCGGCATCCGCGTTCACGGCGGCGCTCGCGCGCAACCGCCGCTCCGAGCTCGAGCGGGGGCTCACCCTCTCGGGCCCGCATCGCGACGACCTGCTGCTGCGGCTCAACGGTCTGCCAGCGCGCGGCTACGCGAGCCACGGCGAGTCGTGGTCGTTCGCACTCGCGCTGCGGCTCGCATCCGCGGCGCTCCTGCGCGCCGACTCCCCGGTCGGCGACCCCGTGCTCATCCTCGACGACGTGTTCGCCGAGCTCGACGAGTCCCGGCGTCTGCGACTCGCGGATGCCGTGGGCGGCTACGAGCAGGTGCTCATCACCGCGGCGGTCGAGGGCGATGTGCCGGCGGCGCTCGCGGCGAACACCGTTCGCATCCGGGGTGGCCGCGTGATCGACGCCGACGAGGAGGCGTCGTGA
- a CDS encoding DUF721 domain-containing protein, with the protein MSGAAREPEHVAVYRRIRRVFGDPESRSSDARKRGRASREEATVPYGTGRDPRGLDTVLDSLTAAMGWESPLAKSELLVAWPALVGADVAAHAEPVTVEDGLLTVRCDSTAWAQQLRAMRTTVLARIAERHPAAGIESIRFLGPDAPSWKRGPRAIPGRGPRDTYG; encoded by the coding sequence GTGAGCGGCGCGGCGCGCGAGCCGGAGCACGTCGCGGTCTACCGCCGCATCCGTCGCGTGTTCGGCGACCCCGAGTCGCGGTCGTCGGATGCGCGCAAGCGCGGGCGCGCATCGCGCGAGGAGGCGACGGTCCCCTACGGCACGGGCCGCGACCCGCGAGGCCTCGACACGGTGCTCGACTCGCTCACGGCGGCGATGGGCTGGGAGTCGCCGCTCGCGAAGTCGGAGCTGCTCGTGGCGTGGCCCGCGCTCGTCGGCGCGGACGTCGCGGCGCACGCCGAACCGGTCACCGTCGAGGACGGCCTGCTCACCGTGAGATGCGATTCGACGGCGTGGGCGCAGCAGCTGCGCGCGATGCGCACGACGGTGCTCGCGCGCATCGCCGAGAGGCACCCCGCGGCGGGCATCGAGTCGATCCGCTTCCTCGGACCGGACGCCCCCTCGTGGAAACGCGGTCCACGCGCGATTCCAGGGCGGGGTCCGCGCGATACTTACGGCTGA